The following coding sequences lie in one bacterium genomic window:
- a CDS encoding ATP-binding cassette domain-containing protein produces MRLIQFERIGVFFPGRTLFSNINWALFRGQRVGLVGVNGAGKSTLLKLISGELHPSEGQISLARDASVGYLPQSGVAFRGRELFAEAFSGLPDIPHLQEQLTQAREALAESPHDEALLELVGVLDHRFHMLEGYRAEAKVAAVLGGLGFKESDFGRRTDEFSGGWQMRIALSKLLLHDPDILLLDEPTNHLDLQTVLWLEGFLRDFGGAVVLVSHDRQFLDGMVTEIAELAFGKLTIYPGNYSSYEAGREERDSQLIREQEKIDAERRHLEKFVERFRYKASKATQAQSRLKRLEKLEDVEQLAHSKRIHFRFPEAESSGKWVLELKQAGKDYGDLKVFEQIDLVVQRGERIALVGANGAGKSTLCRLISQQEMPSKGSVLLGHNVRVESFAQEAESTLNLDATVLEEAEADNRTLSQSELRGLLGAFLFQGDDVYKRVRVLSGGEKSRLALAKLLLRPANFLILDEPTNHLDMSSQDVLLDALKHYGGTLLVVSHDRYFLDRLVNRVLELDKGRMRDWPGTLSEFLERKGIASPGQGSRVTSSAGLHTAISPEKSEGARFEKDKKRLEAEIRNRYSAELRRLKEECERCETRIGMLEARQVQLEALLSDPLFYAQAEQSGAIIQEYRSIRDEIPLLYNEWQEAEVELSMLEVSKNNELKIVRDNFDA; encoded by the coding sequence ATGAGGTTGATTCAATTTGAACGAATCGGGGTGTTCTTTCCAGGACGTACCCTATTCTCTAACATAAATTGGGCTCTCTTTCGTGGCCAAAGGGTTGGATTAGTTGGTGTCAATGGTGCAGGGAAGAGCACATTACTTAAACTCATCTCCGGCGAACTTCATCCGTCTGAGGGACAGATTTCCTTGGCGCGTGATGCATCGGTTGGTTACCTTCCTCAGAGCGGAGTTGCATTTCGAGGACGTGAACTGTTTGCAGAGGCTTTTTCCGGTCTCCCGGATATTCCACATTTGCAAGAACAACTCACGCAAGCTCGCGAGGCCTTAGCGGAAAGCCCGCACGATGAGGCTCTGTTAGAACTGGTCGGTGTCCTTGACCATCGATTTCACATGCTAGAGGGCTATCGCGCGGAGGCTAAGGTCGCGGCAGTGCTCGGTGGATTGGGCTTCAAGGAGAGTGACTTTGGGAGGCGAACTGACGAGTTCTCTGGCGGCTGGCAGATGAGAATTGCGCTGTCCAAGCTTCTGTTACATGATCCGGACATTCTTCTCCTTGACGAACCAACCAACCACCTCGACCTGCAAACGGTGCTGTGGCTGGAAGGATTCCTTCGTGACTTTGGTGGTGCAGTTGTGCTTGTGAGTCACGATAGACAATTTCTTGACGGAATGGTTACAGAAATTGCTGAGTTGGCCTTTGGCAAATTAACAATCTACCCCGGCAACTACTCGAGCTACGAGGCGGGTCGCGAAGAAAGAGATTCGCAGCTTATCCGCGAGCAGGAGAAGATTGATGCCGAGCGCAGGCATCTCGAAAAGTTCGTGGAACGGTTCCGATACAAGGCAAGCAAAGCTACACAAGCTCAGAGTCGATTGAAGCGGCTTGAGAAGCTTGAGGACGTCGAGCAACTGGCACATAGCAAGCGTATTCACTTTCGGTTTCCTGAAGCTGAGAGTTCGGGCAAATGGGTACTGGAGTTGAAGCAAGCAGGAAAGGACTATGGTGATCTAAAAGTTTTTGAGCAAATCGACTTGGTTGTCCAACGTGGGGAACGCATTGCTCTTGTCGGTGCTAACGGGGCAGGAAAGTCAACACTTTGCAGATTGATTAGTCAACAAGAAATGCCCAGCAAGGGGAGCGTTTTGCTTGGACACAACGTACGTGTTGAGTCCTTTGCACAAGAAGCCGAGTCCACGCTGAACCTCGATGCAACTGTTTTGGAAGAGGCCGAAGCAGACAATCGAACACTTTCACAATCTGAGCTACGTGGATTACTTGGTGCCTTTTTGTTTCAAGGAGACGACGTGTACAAGAGAGTTCGCGTCTTGTCGGGAGGTGAAAAGTCGCGACTTGCCTTGGCCAAACTGTTGCTCAGGCCGGCGAATTTCTTGATTCTTGATGAGCCGACTAATCACCTTGACATGTCTTCCCAGGACGTTCTGCTCGATGCACTGAAGCATTACGGAGGGACCTTGCTGGTTGTCAGTCATGATCGTTATTTTCTAGACAGGCTGGTTAATCGGGTTTTGGAGCTGGATAAAGGCCGGATGAGGGACTGGCCCGGAACCCTCAGTGAATTTCTTGAAAGAAAAGGGATTGCGTCCCCCGGACAGGGGTCGCGGGTCACAAGCTCGGCAGGTTTGCATACCGCGATCTCGCCTGAAAAGTCCGAGGGTGCACGTTTCGAGAAGGACAAGAAACGTCTTGAAGCGGAAATCCGAAATCGCTATTCTGCGGAATTGAGGCGCCTTAAAGAGGAATGTGAACGATGCGAGACTCGAATAGGGATGTTAGAGGCCCGACAGGTGCAATTGGAAGCGCTACTCTCGGATCCCCTTTTTTATGCACAGGCGGAACAATCTGGAGCGATTATTCAAGAGTACAGAAGTATCCGCGATGAAATTCCGTTACTGTATAACGAGTGGCAAGAGGCGGAGGTCGAACTATCGATGCTGGAAGTATCTAAAAATAATGAACTTAAAATTGTTCGAGACAATTTCGACGCTTGA
- the sucC gene encoding ADP-forming succinate--CoA ligase subunit beta, producing the protein MKIHEYQAKKLLSHYGVPVPHGAPALTVNDAIQAGLGLGGFPVVVKAQIHAGGRGKGGGVKLARSEDELKSYVSSILGMRLVTHQTGPAGQEVRRLLIEQGMKIDKEFYAGILLDRAQSRNVFMVSTEGGMDIEEVAAKTPEKIVKVAIDPATGFQPHHARRLAFALGLSGAAFKSAQACFTKLYKAYTELDCSLVEINPLILSGDQIIALDAKVNFDDNALFRHPEFDELRDLAEEDPAEIEASKHSLNFIKLDGNIGCMVNGAGLAMATMDIIKLYGGEPANFLDVGGGANATTVAAAFQIILADKNVKAILINIFGGIVRCDRVAGGVIEAARTEHVAIPVVVRLEGNNADLAGQMLRDSGLNFIVAGDLADAAQKACAAVKG; encoded by the coding sequence ATGAAGATTCACGAGTATCAAGCAAAGAAATTGCTTTCTCACTATGGTGTGCCAGTACCACACGGTGCACCTGCTCTCACAGTTAATGATGCAATTCAAGCGGGCCTTGGATTGGGAGGTTTCCCGGTTGTAGTTAAGGCGCAGATTCACGCCGGCGGCCGTGGTAAAGGCGGCGGGGTAAAACTTGCTCGATCGGAAGATGAGCTAAAGTCGTACGTCTCTTCAATTCTTGGAATGCGGTTGGTTACCCACCAAACTGGCCCAGCAGGACAAGAGGTGCGACGATTGCTCATTGAGCAGGGCATGAAAATTGACAAAGAATTTTACGCAGGAATCCTGCTTGACCGCGCACAGTCTCGTAATGTTTTTATGGTGTCTACTGAAGGCGGAATGGATATCGAGGAAGTTGCCGCAAAGACTCCGGAAAAGATTGTGAAGGTTGCGATTGATCCTGCGACTGGTTTTCAGCCGCATCATGCACGCAGATTGGCGTTCGCACTGGGCCTCAGCGGTGCGGCCTTCAAATCAGCGCAGGCATGCTTCACAAAACTTTACAAGGCATACACTGAACTCGATTGCAGCCTTGTGGAAATTAATCCGCTGATTCTCTCTGGCGATCAGATAATTGCTTTGGACGCAAAAGTCAATTTCGATGATAACGCTCTCTTCAGACATCCAGAGTTTGATGAATTGCGCGATCTTGCAGAGGAGGATCCCGCGGAAATTGAAGCGTCCAAGCACAGTCTCAATTTTATTAAGCTGGATGGCAACATCGGTTGCATGGTGAACGGTGCTGGACTTGCCATGGCAACGATGGATATCATCAAGCTGTACGGTGGTGAACCGGCGAATTTTTTGGACGTGGGCGGAGGTGCCAATGCAACAACGGTTGCTGCTGCATTTCAGATCATTCTCGCAGATAAGAACGTCAAAGCGATTCTCATAAACATTTTCGGAGGAATCGTACGATGTGATCGCGTTGCGGGTGGAGTTATTGAGGCCGCAAGGACCGAGCATGTCGCGATTCCAGTCGTTGTCAGACTCGAAGGCAACAACGCTGACCTTGCCGGGCAAATGCTGCGAGATTCAGGGCTAAATTTCATTGTCGCGGGCGATCTAGCCGATGCGGCACAAAAAGCCTGTGCGGCAGTGAAAGGATAG
- a CDS encoding carbamate kinase, translating to MALKTRVAVVALGGNAISSPDEPDTIANQFRHSRSALQGVAELLHRGYNLAITHGNGPQVGNALLRVELANGRTPDLPLGVIVADTEGGMGYMIEQCLQNVLLRRGQGHVEVVTIVSQVLVDPKDPALQNPTKFIGQFYSKEVALSKAREVGWTVKEDGTRGWRRVVGSPMPLEILNHSVIRQLVHGGTVVVAAGGGGIPVYREPDGWLEGIDAVIDKDRASAVLARDIDAQDLFILTATPYVSLNFGKPDQRDLPRLSLSEAQKYLADGQFPAGSMGPKIEAAIKFLQEGGERVLICDLERFVESVDGHSGTWILPN from the coding sequence ATGGCGCTTAAGACTCGCGTCGCAGTCGTCGCACTTGGCGGAAATGCGATATCCTCGCCAGACGAGCCTGACACAATTGCCAATCAGTTTCGGCATTCGCGCAGCGCGCTGCAAGGTGTTGCCGAATTGTTGCATCGTGGATACAATTTAGCTATAACACACGGCAATGGTCCGCAGGTCGGAAATGCCTTGTTGCGGGTAGAACTGGCAAATGGAAGGACTCCCGATCTCCCCTTAGGTGTGATCGTAGCTGATACCGAAGGCGGAATGGGCTATATGATTGAGCAGTGCCTTCAGAACGTCCTACTACGCCGTGGGCAGGGGCACGTTGAGGTTGTGACAATTGTCTCGCAGGTTTTGGTTGACCCAAAAGATCCGGCGCTCCAGAATCCAACGAAGTTCATCGGACAATTTTATTCCAAGGAAGTTGCTCTGTCCAAGGCGAGGGAGGTAGGCTGGACGGTTAAGGAAGATGGCACTCGCGGGTGGCGGCGCGTCGTCGGGAGTCCGATGCCTTTGGAGATATTGAATCATTCTGTAATCAGACAACTGGTTCATGGGGGTACTGTGGTAGTTGCTGCCGGAGGAGGTGGGATCCCCGTCTATCGCGAGCCTGATGGCTGGCTTGAAGGGATTGATGCGGTCATTGACAAAGACCGCGCATCGGCCGTGCTTGCCAGAGACATTGACGCGCAAGACCTCTTTATCCTCACGGCGACGCCATACGTCTCTCTGAACTTTGGCAAGCCTGATCAAAGAGATCTTCCGCGATTGTCTCTCAGTGAGGCCCAGAAGTATCTTGCGGACGGACAGTTTCCAGCTGGAAGCATGGGACCCAAAATTGAAGCAGCTATCAAGTTTCTACAAGAAGGAGGAGAGAGAGTACTGATTTGCGATTTGGAAAGATTCGTTGAAAGTGTCGACGGACATTCTGGAACTTGGATTTTGCCTAATTAG